The Alnus glutinosa chromosome 7, dhAlnGlut1.1, whole genome shotgun sequence genome includes a region encoding these proteins:
- the LOC133873359 gene encoding (R)-mandelonitrile beta-glucosyltransferase-like, which yields MPFTVTAAQEIGIPIAMLFTVSACCLMSCVHFPLLRDKGFTPLKDESYLTNGYLDTVIDWIPGMGDILLRDLPTFLRTTDPNDIMFKYVIESVERAPRASAIVIHTFDALEQQVLDALSPMFPRVYAIGPLQLLHNHSHNDQDPLKSVGYNLWIEETECLHWLNSKPPNSVLYVNFGSIIVMTPQQLSEFGWGLANSKHPFLWIIRPDLVVGESTVLPPEFIVETKERGLIASWCPQEEVLNHPYIGGFLTHCGWNSIVESLTAGVPMLCWPFFADQQTNCKYTCDNWDIGMEIDNGANREEVEKIVRELMEGDKGKKMKNKAMEWKYLAEEATETRGSSSINLNNLVDEVLLSKA from the exons ATGCCGTTCACTGTTACCGCAGCTCAAGAAATCGGAATCCCTATTGCAATGCTCTTCACGGTCTCTGCTTGCTGCTTAATGAGTTGTGTGCATTTCCCTCTTCTCAGGGACAAAGGCTTTACGCCACTAAAAG ATGAGAGCTATCTAACAAATGGATATTTGGACACAGTTATAGACTGGATTCCAGGTATGGGAGACATTCTACTGAGGGATCTTCCAACCTTTCTTCGAACCACAGATCCAAATGATATTATGTTCAAATATGTCATTGAATCAGTAGAGAGAGCTCCCAGAGCTTCAGCAATCGTAATTCACACATTTGACGCGTTAGAGCAACAAGTTTTGGATGCTCTCTCCCCCATGTTTCCTCGTGTATATGCCATTGGTCCTCTCCAACTACTCCACAATCACTCACACAACGATCAGGACCCTCTGAAATCAGTTGGGTATAATTTATGGATAGAAGAAACAGAGTGCCTCCATTGGCTTAACTCCAAGCCACCTAACTCAGTATTGTACGTGAATTTTGGCAGCATAATTGTCATGACACCACAGCAGCTCAGTGAGTTTGGTTGGGGACTTGCAAATAGCAAGCACCCTTTCTTGTGGATAATTAGGCCTGATTTAGTAGTTGGTGAATCGACGGTCTTGCCGCCGGAGTTCATagtagaaacaaaagaaaggggTCTAATAGCTAGTTGGTGCCCTCAAGAGGAAGTTCTGAACCACCCCTATATTGGAGGGTTCTTGACTCACTGTGGGTGGAATTCAATCGTTGAAAGTTTGACTGCAGGAGTGCCGATGCTTTGCTGGCCATTCTTTGCAGATCAACAAACAAACTGTAAGTATACTTGCGATAATTGGGACATTGGCATGGAGATTGATAATGGTGCCAATAGAGAGGAAGTGGAGAAGATTGTGAGAGAGTTGATGGAGGGAGACAAGggtaagaaaatgaagaataagGCCATGGAGTGGAAGTATTTGGCTGAGGAGGCCACTGAAACGCGTGGATCTTCATCCATCAACCTAAACAATTTGGTGGATGAAGTGCTCTTATCAAAAGCCTAG